One Hydrogenophaga crassostreae genomic region harbors:
- a CDS encoding 2-hydroxychromene-2-carboxylate isomerase, translated as MSHKAVEFFFDVGSPTAYLAFTQLPSIAKEAKANIVWRPMLLGGVFKATGNQSPGSVQAKGQWMGTDLPRWAQRYLAPYQPNPFFPINTLTLMRGATGIQMRQPERLNDYLRAVFKAMWAQPVNMGDPEVMATVLTAAGFDATEFMALVSDPEVKAQLVATTEEAVRRGVFGAPSFFVGDEMFFGQDRLDFVREALG; from the coding sequence ATGAGCCACAAAGCTGTTGAATTTTTCTTCGATGTGGGCAGCCCCACGGCCTACCTCGCCTTCACGCAGTTGCCGTCGATTGCCAAAGAAGCCAAAGCCAACATCGTCTGGCGCCCCATGTTGCTCGGCGGCGTGTTCAAAGCCACGGGCAACCAGAGTCCTGGCTCGGTCCAGGCCAAAGGCCAGTGGATGGGCACCGATTTGCCGCGCTGGGCACAGCGCTACCTTGCCCCCTACCAGCCCAACCCCTTTTTCCCGATCAACACGCTGACCTTGATGCGCGGCGCCACCGGCATTCAAATGCGCCAGCCCGAGCGTTTGAACGATTACCTGCGCGCGGTGTTCAAAGCCATGTGGGCGCAGCCGGTGAACATGGGTGATCCCGAGGTGATGGCCACGGTGTTGACCGCTGCAGGGTTTGATGCCACCGAGTTCATGGCTTTGGTCAGCGACCCCGAAGTGAAAGCCCAACTCGTGGCCACCACCGAAGAAGCGGTGCGCCGTGGCGTGTTTGGCGCGCCCAGCTTCTTCGTCGGCGACGAGATGTTTTTTGGCCAGGACCGGCTCGATTTCGTGCGTGAAGCGCTGGGATAA
- a CDS encoding ABC transporter transmembrane domain-containing protein, translated as MSQKIESERPKASNPKSLSGLLPFIKPYRWQIAAAVLFLVLAAGATLVFPVALRQLIDGGLVAGDRSAQAMGLRGHFLELFGVAFALGIFSAVRFYLVSWLGERVTTDLRNAVYGHVLRQSPEFFESTQTGEVLSRLTTDTTLVQTVVGSSLSMGLRNAVMGIGALIMLVWTNPYVMTQVLLILLLVVLPSMWFGRRVRKLSRASQDRVADASAIAAEVLNAIPVVQSYTAEEREAQRFSKATESAFKTAIKRTSARSVLVAFIIITTSALLLWGLYQGTQAVINGDITAGHLGQTVVYIIILAGSVGILGEVYGDLLRAAGASERLMELLASESPVQSPANPVALPRPEGGSAVTFHKLGFHYPSRPNQPSLVDFSLFVHPGQTVALVGASGAGKTTVFGLLLRYYDPQMGGIELDGVPINQLSLEGLRDRVGIVPQDPVIFSSSAMENIRYGKPDATDEEVKAAAVAAFADEFIKELPEQYNTYLGERGVRLSGGQRQRIAIARAMLKNPPLLLLDEATSALDAQSERVVQAALESAMRDRTTLVIAHRLATVQRADHIVVLDHGRIVEQGTHTELVARGGVYEGLAALQFTA; from the coding sequence ATGAGCCAAAAAATCGAGTCCGAGCGCCCCAAGGCAAGCAACCCCAAGTCCCTGAGCGGCCTGCTACCGTTCATCAAGCCCTACCGCTGGCAGATCGCGGCGGCGGTGCTGTTTCTGGTGCTGGCCGCAGGGGCCACGCTGGTGTTCCCGGTGGCCTTGCGCCAACTGATCGACGGCGGCCTGGTGGCCGGCGACCGCAGCGCCCAGGCCATGGGACTTCGCGGCCACTTTCTGGAGTTGTTCGGCGTGGCCTTCGCGCTGGGCATTTTCTCTGCCGTGCGCTTTTACCTGGTGAGCTGGCTGGGCGAGCGGGTGACCACCGATTTGCGCAACGCGGTCTATGGCCATGTTTTGCGCCAGAGCCCCGAGTTCTTTGAATCCACCCAGACCGGCGAAGTCCTGAGCCGCCTGACCACCGACACCACGCTGGTGCAAACCGTGGTCGGCTCCTCGCTCTCCATGGGTTTGCGCAACGCCGTCATGGGCATTGGTGCGCTGATCATGCTGGTGTGGACCAACCCCTATGTGATGACGCAGGTCTTGCTCATCTTGTTGCTGGTGGTGTTGCCCAGCATGTGGTTTGGTCGCCGCGTGCGCAAGCTCTCGCGCGCCAGCCAGGACCGCGTGGCCGACGCCAGCGCCATCGCAGCCGAGGTGTTGAACGCCATTCCCGTGGTGCAGAGCTACACCGCCGAAGAGCGCGAGGCGCAACGTTTTTCAAAAGCCACCGAAAGCGCTTTCAAAACCGCCATCAAGCGCACCAGCGCACGCTCGGTGCTGGTGGCCTTCATCATCATCACCACCTCGGCCCTGCTGCTGTGGGGCCTGTACCAGGGCACACAGGCCGTGATCAACGGCGACATCACCGCCGGCCACCTCGGCCAGACCGTGGTCTACATCATCATCCTGGCGGGGTCCGTGGGCATCCTCGGCGAAGTCTATGGCGACTTGCTGCGCGCCGCAGGCGCCAGCGAACGGCTGATGGAGTTGTTGGCCAGCGAGTCGCCGGTGCAGTCTCCCGCCAACCCGGTGGCCCTGCCCCGCCCCGAAGGCGGCAGCGCGGTCACCTTCCACAAGCTCGGCTTCCACTACCCCTCACGCCCCAACCAGCCATCGCTCGTAGACTTCAGCCTGTTTGTGCACCCTGGCCAGACCGTGGCGCTGGTGGGCGCGAGCGGCGCGGGCAAAACCACCGTATTCGGCCTGCTGCTGCGTTACTACGACCCACAGATGGGCGGCATCGAGCTTGACGGCGTGCCGATCAACCAGTTGAGCCTCGAAGGCTTGCGCGACCGGGTCGGCATCGTGCCCCAAGACCCGGTGATTTTTTCCAGCAGCGCGATGGAAAACATCCGCTACGGCAAACCGGATGCGACCGACGAAGAGGTCAAAGCCGCCGCCGTGGCCGCCTTTGCCGACGAGTTCATCAAGGAACTGCCCGAGCAATACAACACCTATTTGGGCGAGCGCGGCGTGCGCCTCTCAGGTGGCCAGCGCCAGCGCATCGCGATTGCCCGCGCCATGCTCAAAAACCCGCCGCTGCTCTTGCTCGACGAAGCCACCAGCGCACTTGATGCACAGAGCGAGCGCGTGGTGCAAGCCGCACTGGAATCCGCCATGCGCGACCGCACCACCCTCGTGATCGCCCACCGCCTGGCAACCGTGCAGCGTGCCGATCACATCGTGGTGCTGGACCACGGCCGCATCGTGGAACAAGGCACGCACACCGAGCTGGTGGCGCGCGGCGGTGTTTACGAAGGGTTGGCGGCGCTGCAGTTCACAGCCTGA
- a CDS encoding peroxiredoxin-like family protein: MRAQALLPRYPVPALNLPLTNGERYVLGANPGEKFDLLVFYRGLHCPICAKYLLELERLAPEFASRGVQLVAISSDTEERGKAMAEKVSASGVKVAYGLSLRSAREWGLYISGSTGTTSIGIEEPERFSEPGVFIVRPDGTLHYGAVQTMPFARPQFQDLLAAIEFSINKNYPSRGEYTGEV; the protein is encoded by the coding sequence ATGCGCGCTCAAGCCCTGTTGCCCCGTTACCCCGTACCCGCCCTCAACCTGCCGCTGACCAACGGCGAGCGTTATGTGCTTGGTGCCAATCCGGGCGAGAAATTCGACCTGCTGGTGTTCTACCGTGGCCTGCATTGCCCGATCTGCGCCAAGTACCTGCTGGAGCTCGAGCGTCTGGCCCCTGAATTTGCCAGCCGTGGCGTGCAGTTGGTGGCGATCAGCAGCGACACGGAAGAGCGCGGCAAGGCCATGGCCGAAAAAGTGAGCGCCAGCGGCGTCAAGGTCGCCTATGGTTTGAGCCTGCGCAGCGCCCGCGAATGGGGCCTGTACATCAGCGGCTCCACGGGAACCACTTCCATTGGCATTGAAGAACCTGAGCGCTTCAGCGAGCCAGGCGTGTTTATCGTGCGCCCAGACGGCACACTGCATTACGGCGCAGTGCAGACGATGCCTTTCGCCCGCCCGCAGTTTCAGGACCTGCTTGCTGCGATCGAATTCTCGATCAACAAGAACTACCCTTCGCGCGGCGAATATACCGGCGAGGTGTGA
- a CDS encoding AraC family transcriptional regulator: MNPNPRLDRLSALLGGLAPRVQVMRSSPDQARLRFPAEPTAGLWLHLVLVGEIELQSDHRNSLMAKAPAIVICRGDGAHELIRSNEGASTPDGLLCARAHFDGPVGPLLLAEFAQPMVVPLADADASLQQVITLVRAELNQPRCGQPLLLDRAGDILFIGLLRHLVAHPRHGSGLLHGLSDPRIASTLVALHAEPQADWRLETMADTAGMSRTAFANRFREALNTTPGKYLSQLRLAIAQRAVASGDGLKTAARRTGYTNASALSRALSKARSSLEA; this comes from the coding sequence ATGAACCCCAACCCACGCCTCGATCGACTCTCCGCTTTGCTCGGTGGGCTCGCGCCGCGGGTGCAAGTGATGCGATCGTCACCCGATCAGGCGCGGCTTCGCTTCCCCGCCGAGCCCACGGCAGGCCTGTGGCTGCACCTGGTGTTGGTTGGCGAGATCGAGCTGCAAAGCGACCACCGAAACAGCCTGATGGCCAAGGCGCCGGCCATAGTGATTTGCCGAGGTGATGGGGCGCACGAGTTGATTCGCTCAAATGAAGGGGCTTCAACACCCGACGGCCTGCTCTGCGCCCGCGCCCATTTCGACGGACCAGTCGGCCCCTTGTTGCTGGCCGAATTTGCCCAGCCGATGGTGGTGCCGCTGGCCGATGCCGACGCCTCGTTGCAGCAGGTCATCACCCTGGTGCGCGCCGAGCTGAACCAGCCGCGGTGCGGCCAGCCCCTTTTGCTCGACCGCGCGGGCGACATTTTGTTCATCGGCTTGCTGCGCCATTTGGTGGCCCATCCACGCCACGGCAGTGGCCTGCTGCATGGCCTGTCCGACCCGCGCATCGCCAGCACCCTCGTGGCGCTGCATGCCGAACCCCAGGCCGACTGGCGCCTGGAAACCATGGCCGACACCGCGGGCATGTCGCGCACGGCGTTTGCCAACCGTTTTCGCGAAGCACTCAACACCACGCCAGGCAAATACCTTTCCCAGCTGAGGCTGGCCATCGCGCAACGCGCCGTGGCCTCCGGCGACGGCCTGAAAACCGCCGCGCGCCGCACCGGCTACACCAACGCCTCGGCGCTGTCCCGCGCCCTGTCCAAGGCCCGGTCGTCGCTGGAAGCCTGA
- a CDS encoding dipeptide ABC transporter ATP-binding protein translates to MSHPVMTAESLTRHYHVSQGFMKPAVTVKALADVSFKLEQGRTLAVVGESGCGKSTLARQLTLIEPPTEGRLQLGDEWVKPGDKAQYKRLRSQVQMVFQNPYASLNPRQKIGHQIGEPLLLNTELSASERKTKVLESLERVGLRPEHHDRYAHMFSGGQRQRIAIARAMVLQPKILVADEPTSALDVSIQAQVLNLFMDLQDQLKTAYVFVSHNLAVVEHIANDVMVMYLGRVVESGPKPTIFANALHPYTQALLSATPSIDPAHRQKKIKIHGELPSPLNPPSGCAFHKRCPLADARCETELPMLRELQGRQVACHHAG, encoded by the coding sequence ATGAGCCATCCGGTGATGACCGCCGAGTCGTTGACCCGGCATTACCACGTGTCGCAAGGCTTCATGAAGCCTGCGGTGACCGTCAAGGCCCTGGCCGATGTGTCTTTCAAGCTGGAGCAGGGCCGCACATTGGCGGTGGTTGGCGAATCGGGCTGCGGCAAGAGCACGCTGGCCCGCCAGCTCACGCTGATCGAGCCACCGACAGAGGGCCGCTTGCAACTGGGCGACGAGTGGGTGAAGCCGGGTGACAAAGCGCAATACAAGCGCTTGCGCAGCCAGGTGCAGATGGTGTTTCAGAACCCTTATGCCTCGCTCAATCCACGCCAGAAAATTGGCCATCAGATTGGGGAGCCGCTGCTGCTCAACACCGAACTGAGCGCTTCTGAGCGCAAAACAAAGGTGCTCGAGAGCCTGGAGCGCGTGGGCCTGCGCCCCGAGCACCACGACCGCTACGCCCACATGTTTTCGGGCGGACAGCGCCAGCGCATTGCGATCGCGCGCGCCATGGTCTTGCAGCCCAAGATTCTGGTGGCCGACGAGCCCACCTCGGCCTTGGATGTGTCGATTCAGGCCCAGGTCTTGAACCTGTTCATGGACTTGCAGGACCAGCTCAAGACCGCCTATGTGTTCGTCTCGCACAACCTCGCCGTGGTGGAGCACATTGCCAACGATGTGATGGTGATGTATCTCGGGCGGGTGGTGGAGTCGGGCCCCAAGCCCACGATTTTTGCCAACGCTCTGCACCCCTACACGCAGGCGCTGCTGTCGGCCACGCCGTCGATCGACCCGGCCCATCGGCAGAAGAAGATCAAGATCCACGGCGAGCTGCCCAGCCCGTTGAACCCGCCTTCGGGCTGTGCCTTTCACAAGCGATGTCCGCTGGCAGACGCTCGCTGTGAGACCGAGTTGCCGATGTTGCGCGAGTTGCAGGGCCGACAGGTGGCCTGCCACCATGCGGGCTGA
- a CDS encoding ABC transporter ATP-binding protein, protein MSLLDIQNLSVEFGAKGHGFRAVDTLDVQLDQGQVLGIVGESGSGKSVSMMAMMGLLAGQGRVNADKLVFDGKDLLTISDRDRRKILGKDMAMIFQDPMTSLNPSFTVGFQLIEVLKQHMGLRGAAAKARAIELLEMVEIPGAANRLESYPHQFSGGMAQRVMIAIAIACNPKLLIADEPTTALDVTIQAQIMELLVQLQKAHNMALILITHDLAVVAEVAQRVAVMYAGQVVEQGDVSRMFSAPTHPYTRALLQSVPEHSRGASRLHTLPGIVPGQHDRPAGCLLSPRCPKVQDRCRTERPGLYAQDGVQTRCFFPMTPQESL, encoded by the coding sequence ATGAGTCTTTTAGACATTCAAAACCTGAGCGTCGAATTCGGCGCCAAGGGCCATGGCTTTCGGGCTGTGGACACGCTCGATGTGCAACTCGATCAGGGCCAGGTGCTCGGCATCGTGGGCGAATCGGGCTCGGGTAAGTCGGTCAGCATGATGGCCATGATGGGCCTGCTCGCGGGCCAGGGCCGTGTCAATGCCGACAAGCTGGTGTTCGACGGCAAAGACCTGTTGACCATTTCGGACCGCGATCGCCGCAAGATCCTGGGCAAGGACATGGCCATGATCTTTCAGGACCCCATGACCTCGCTCAACCCCAGTTTCACGGTCGGCTTTCAGCTGATCGAGGTGCTGAAGCAGCACATGGGCCTGCGCGGCGCGGCCGCCAAAGCGCGCGCGATCGAGCTGCTTGAGATGGTGGAAATTCCCGGTGCAGCGAACCGGCTGGAAAGCTATCCCCATCAGTTCTCTGGCGGCATGGCACAGCGCGTGATGATTGCCATCGCCATTGCCTGCAACCCCAAGCTGTTGATCGCCGATGAGCCCACGACCGCGCTGGATGTGACCATCCAGGCGCAGATCATGGAGTTGCTGGTGCAACTGCAAAAGGCGCACAACATGGCGCTGATTCTGATCACCCACGATCTCGCGGTGGTGGCCGAGGTGGCCCAGCGTGTGGCGGTGATGTACGCGGGTCAGGTGGTGGAGCAGGGCGATGTTTCGCGCATGTTCAGCGCGCCCACGCACCCCTACACGCGGGCGTTGCTGCAAAGCGTGCCCGAGCACAGCCGCGGTGCCAGCCGTTTGCACACGCTGCCCGGCATCGTGCCCGGTCAACACGACCGGCCTGCGGGATGCCTGCTGTCACCGCGTTGCCCCAAGGTGCAAGACCGTTGCCGCACCGAGCGGCCCGGCCTCTACGCCCAGGACGGGGTGCAGACGCGCTGTTTCTTTCCCATGACACCGCAGGAGTCGCTATGA
- a CDS encoding ABC transporter permease subunit, whose protein sequence is MNFKEFWRAFAHNKGAVAGLFFMIIVGLLAIFAPWVAPHSPIEQYRSNFLQAPVWSEGGSWQFLFGTDELGRDLLSRLIHGARLSLLVGLVSVVMALIPGVILGLTAAFAGKWMDAAIMRAMDIMMALPSLLLAVAIMAILGPGLLNAMIAISLVSLPAYVRLVRASALSELQRDYVTAARLSGARTLRLMFVTVLPNCTAPLIVHATMSFSAAILEIAALGFLGLGVQPPLPEWGTMLASARDYIESAWWVVTLPGLTILFSVLAINLVGDGLRDALDPKLKTAS, encoded by the coding sequence ATGAATTTCAAAGAATTCTGGCGCGCCTTCGCGCACAACAAAGGGGCTGTGGCCGGCCTGTTCTTCATGATCATCGTGGGCTTGCTCGCGATCTTCGCGCCCTGGGTGGCGCCGCACAGCCCGATCGAACAATACCGATCGAACTTTCTTCAGGCGCCGGTCTGGTCTGAGGGCGGTTCGTGGCAGTTTCTGTTTGGCACCGATGAGCTGGGCCGCGATCTGCTCTCGCGCTTGATCCATGGCGCGCGCCTGTCGCTGCTGGTGGGTCTGGTGTCGGTGGTGATGGCGTTGATCCCCGGTGTGATCCTGGGGCTCACCGCGGCGTTTGCCGGCAAATGGATGGACGCCGCCATCATGCGCGCCATGGACATCATGATGGCCTTGCCCTCGCTGCTGCTGGCGGTTGCCATCATGGCCATTCTGGGCCCTGGTCTGCTCAATGCCATGATCGCAATTTCGCTGGTGTCGCTGCCGGCTTATGTGCGCCTGGTGCGCGCTTCGGCTTTGAGCGAACTGCAGCGCGATTATGTGACGGCGGCGCGCCTCTCGGGCGCGCGCACACTGCGCCTGATGTTTGTGACCGTGCTGCCCAACTGCACCGCGCCTTTGATCGTGCACGCCACCATGAGCTTCTCGGCCGCGATTCTGGAAATTGCCGCGCTGGGTTTTCTGGGCCTGGGTGTGCAACCGCCCCTGCCCGAGTGGGGCACCATGCTGGCTTCGGCGCGCGATTACATCGAGAGCGCCTGGTGGGTCGTGACCTTGCCTGGGCTGACGATTCTGTTTTCGGTGCTGGCCATCAATCTGGTAGGCGACGGCTTGCGCGATGCGCTGGATCCCAAACTCAAGACGGCAAGTTGA
- a CDS encoding ABC transporter permease, with the protein MLSFILRRLLVLIPTILGVTLLTFSLIRLIPGDPVEVMMGERTLDPEMHAAALARLGLDQPLYVQYGSYLNALLHGDLGQSLNTQVKVWDEFKSLFPATMELAIMALLIALVLGMIAGVMAAVKRGTWLDHTVMTAALTGYSMPIFWWGLLLILIFSVGLGWTPVSGRIDLLFDIPPQTGFMIWDAWLAQKADPEYNAGAVWDALHHLILPSIVLATIPLAVIARMTRSSMLEVLREDYVRTARAKGLSPARVVFVHTLRNALIPVLTVVGLQVGTLLGGAVLTETIFSWPGIGKWLIDAISRRDYPVVQNGILLVATLVILTNFVVDILYGVANPRIRVQ; encoded by the coding sequence ATGCTGAGTTTCATCCTCCGCAGGTTGCTGGTGCTGATTCCCACCATCCTGGGCGTCACGCTGCTGACCTTTTCCCTCATCCGTCTCATACCCGGCGATCCCGTGGAAGTGATGATGGGTGAACGCACGCTGGACCCGGAAATGCACGCCGCCGCTTTGGCGCGCCTGGGCCTGGACCAACCGCTGTATGTGCAATACGGCAGTTACCTGAATGCGCTGTTGCACGGCGATCTGGGGCAGTCGCTGAATACACAGGTCAAGGTCTGGGACGAATTCAAGAGCCTGTTTCCGGCCACGATGGAGCTGGCCATCATGGCGCTGCTGATCGCGCTGGTGCTGGGGATGATCGCCGGCGTGATGGCCGCCGTGAAGCGGGGCACCTGGCTCGACCACACGGTGATGACCGCGGCCCTTACCGGCTATTCGATGCCCATCTTCTGGTGGGGCTTGTTGCTGATTCTGATTTTTTCCGTGGGCCTGGGCTGGACGCCGGTGTCCGGGCGCATTGATTTGCTGTTCGACATCCCGCCGCAAACCGGCTTCATGATCTGGGACGCCTGGCTGGCCCAGAAGGCCGATCCCGAATACAACGCCGGCGCGGTGTGGGACGCGCTGCACCATCTGATCCTGCCCTCCATCGTGCTGGCCACGATTCCGCTGGCGGTGATTGCGCGCATGACGCGCTCATCGATGCTGGAAGTGTTGCGGGAAGACTATGTGCGCACCGCCAGGGCCAAAGGCCTCTCGCCTGCCCGCGTGGTGTTTGTGCACACGCTGCGCAACGCCTTGATTCCGGTGCTCACCGTGGTCGGTTTGCAGGTGGGCACGCTGCTGGGCGGCGCGGTGCTCACCGAGACCATCTTTTCCTGGCCTGGCATCGGCAAGTGGCTGATCGATGCGATCAGCCGGCGTGACTACCCGGTGGTGCAAAACGGCATCTTGCTGGTCGCCACGCTGGTGATCCTGACCAACTTCGTGGTGGACATTCTTTACGGCGTGGCGAATCCGCGCATTCGGGTGCAGTGA
- a CDS encoding ABC transporter substrate-binding protein — translation MFKLNKVILALGLSAAAMVSHAAGTLVYCSEGSPEGFDNAQYTSGTTFDASGHAMFNRLVGFKKGTTEIEPSLATAWNVSADGMTYTFTLRKGVKFHSNDSFKPGRDFNADDVIFTFSRMINKDLPFNKGYPAEFPYASDTGIADNIESITKTDPLTVVFKLKKPDADMLAKVAMPFASILSGEFAAKLLAEGKASEINQQPIGTGPFQLRRYQKDSQIRYVKHKDYWDAKNVLVDNLVFAITTDASVRYQKMKADECQIMSYPKPQDIAAMRAESNLKVESAPGFNIGYLSYNMEKPLTSKPEVRQALDMAINRKAILEAVYQGQGQEASNPFPASLWSYNTALKNAPFNPEKAKELLKKAGVAEGTELTIWAMPVQRPYNPNAKLMAEMIQADWAKIGIKAKFTTYEWGEYLKRMKAGEHDTGLIGWTGDYASPDNFLGVLLTCEAVGGSNYARYCSKDFDALVLKARSSTDQNERVELYKKAQEIFKKDMPWSTIAHSTVNQPMSKRLNGFKISPFGDYNFEGVSVK, via the coding sequence ATGTTCAAGCTTAATAAAGTGATTCTGGCCCTGGGCCTTTCCGCCGCAGCGATGGTTTCGCACGCGGCAGGTACCCTTGTGTACTGTTCCGAAGGCAGCCCGGAAGGCTTTGACAACGCGCAATACACCTCAGGCACCACCTTCGATGCCTCGGGCCATGCGATGTTCAACCGGCTCGTGGGCTTCAAGAAGGGCACCACCGAGATCGAGCCCAGCCTGGCCACCGCCTGGAACGTGTCGGCCGATGGCATGACCTACACCTTCACGCTGCGCAAGGGCGTGAAGTTCCACAGCAACGACAGCTTCAAGCCCGGCCGCGATTTCAATGCCGATGACGTGATCTTCACGTTCAGCCGCATGATCAACAAGGACCTGCCGTTCAACAAGGGCTACCCCGCTGAATTTCCGTACGCATCCGACACGGGTATCGCCGACAACATCGAGTCGATCACCAAGACCGATCCGCTGACCGTGGTCTTCAAGCTGAAGAAGCCCGATGCCGACATGCTGGCCAAGGTGGCCATGCCGTTCGCCTCCATCCTGTCTGGCGAATTCGCCGCCAAGTTGCTGGCCGAAGGCAAAGCCTCCGAGATCAACCAGCAGCCCATCGGTACCGGCCCCTTCCAGCTGCGCCGCTACCAGAAGGACTCTCAGATCCGCTACGTGAAGCACAAGGACTATTGGGACGCCAAGAACGTTCTGGTCGACAACCTGGTGTTCGCCATCACCACGGACGCTTCGGTGCGCTACCAGAAGATGAAGGCCGACGAGTGCCAGATCATGTCCTACCCCAAGCCGCAGGACATTGCCGCCATGCGTGCCGAGTCCAACCTCAAAGTCGAGTCTGCGCCCGGTTTCAACATCGGCTACCTGTCGTACAACATGGAAAAGCCGTTGACCTCCAAGCCGGAAGTGCGTCAGGCACTCGACATGGCGATCAACCGCAAAGCCATTCTGGAAGCGGTGTACCAGGGCCAGGGCCAGGAAGCATCGAACCCGTTCCCGGCTTCCTTGTGGTCCTACAACACAGCCTTGAAAAACGCGCCTTTCAATCCTGAAAAAGCCAAAGAGTTGCTGAAAAAAGCGGGCGTGGCCGAAGGCACGGAACTCACCATCTGGGCCATGCCGGTGCAGCGCCCCTACAACCCCAACGCCAAGTTGATGGCCGAGATGATCCAGGCCGACTGGGCCAAGATCGGCATCAAAGCGAAGTTCACGACCTACGAATGGGGCGAGTACCTCAAGCGCATGAAGGCCGGCGAGCACGACACCGGCTTGATCGGCTGGACCGGCGACTACGCTTCGCCCGACAACTTCCTGGGCGTGTTGCTGACCTGTGAAGCCGTTGGCGGCTCCAACTACGCGCGCTATTGCAGCAAAGACTTTGACGCCCTGGTGCTCAAGGCCCGCAGCAGCACCGACCAGAACGAGCGCGTTGAGCTGTACAAAAAGGCGCAGGAGATTTTCAAGAAAGACATGCCTTGGTCCACCATCGCCCACTCGACGGTGAACCAGCCGATGAGCAAGCGACTCAACGGCTTCAAGATCAGCCCATTCGGCGATTACAACTTCGAAGGCGTGAGCGTCAAGTAA
- a CDS encoding MurR/RpiR family transcriptional regulator: protein MKEPTRDPSFIDEVKRRLDSTDYPINLTKLERRIAAYLSANPNALAVDNSAVIAKRAHVSPMTVTRFFKKIGFDSAADARDLAKRRFYDGSPEAVGARFESFRRTPGRQDQHTQFVHAMESMRQASEMRTQPMWQHIVKAVARADSVYAAGFQTMRYLANGLVQRLNYIRPNAYELDGVDGTYAQLLTNPIGSKVLIVIDTFRYGRNGPLLARAAQAQGAEVVVFCDDLCDWASDITPYVVALPMEPDLFLWPSTALHFSLNLLVQDVIDELGDTVTLHLKQLSKAQDTFGHYTK from the coding sequence ATGAAAGAACCAACCCGCGACCCGTCATTCATCGACGAGGTGAAGCGGCGCCTCGACAGCACGGACTACCCGATCAATCTGACCAAGCTGGAGCGTCGCATTGCCGCCTACCTGAGCGCCAATCCGAATGCCCTAGCGGTGGACAACAGCGCGGTCATCGCCAAACGGGCCCACGTCAGCCCCATGACCGTGACACGGTTCTTCAAGAAGATCGGTTTCGACAGCGCTGCCGACGCCAGAGACCTGGCCAAACGCCGGTTTTATGATGGCAGCCCCGAAGCCGTGGGGGCCCGCTTCGAGTCATTTCGCCGCACGCCGGGCCGACAAGACCAGCACACCCAGTTCGTCCACGCGATGGAATCCATGCGCCAGGCCTCGGAGATGCGCACCCAGCCCATGTGGCAACACATCGTCAAGGCGGTGGCCCGGGCCGACAGCGTTTACGCCGCCGGCTTCCAGACCATGCGCTACCTGGCCAACGGCCTGGTGCAGCGCCTCAACTACATCCGCCCCAACGCCTACGAGCTCGACGGCGTTGACGGCACCTACGCCCAGCTTCTGACCAACCCCATCGGCAGCAAGGTGCTGATCGTGATCGACACCTTTCGCTACGGGCGCAACGGCCCTTTGCTGGCGCGCGCCGCGCAGGCGCAAGGCGCCGAGGTCGTGGTTTTCTGCGACGACCTGTGCGACTGGGCCAGTGACATCACGCCGTACGTGGTCGCGCTGCCCATGGAGCCCGACCTGTTCCTGTGGCCCAGCACCGCGCTGCACTTCAGCCTCAACCTGCTGGTACAAGACGTGATCGACGAGCTCGGCGATACCGTGACGCTGCATTTGAAACAGCTGTCCAAAGCGCAAGACACGTTCGGCCACTACACCAAATAA